In Natronogracilivirga saccharolytica, the DNA window AGCATCTGCCTGGTAAGTGGCTGTTTAAATGATTTTCTGACATCGATCATGAGCTCACCCACCCCTTCGGCTTTGGGGTCTTTTATCACCGCTGGGGAAATGTGAAGCCCCAGATTTTTTCGAATGGATGACAATACATCTTGCCGGCTGACAAACTCCCCTTCTATTTCAGAGGTTTTGACAGCTTCCTCCAACATCAGATTAATGAGGGTTTCTTGCTGGATGTCTTCCGGCAAGGATTCCAGTATTCCCGAAATGCGCCCAACTTTTTCGGCAAACGTAAATAGTTTATCCTCAAGCCCTGAAAGACTATAAGTAAAATGTGGCCAATCGTTTTGTTGCCAGTTATATTGTCTCATGAGCCAATTATAACACACATTCGGCTCATTATCAATATATAATATGAGCTGATTAGTTGGTGTAATCGGCTCACATATCATATCGGATAAAAACCCTTCGGCAATCTGCCGGATTGACTCAAGATCAGCTTGCCGGGAAAGCGGGGCTTAACTTGCGCACCATCCAGCGCATCGAAAACGGTGATTCGGTTCCCAGAGGTGACACGCTGCACCGCATCGCACGGGCGCTTCAGGTAAATCTGGCGGATATCACGGAATCAAAAGACCAGGCGGAACAAGAATTGTTGCCGGACAAAGGATACCTGCATTTGCTGAACGCTTCCATTTTGACCATTTTAATCAGCCCCGTTTTGTGGGTAATCCTTCCGCTGATTGTGTGGATCATAAGAAAAGGAAAAAGCCAGGTGGTGGATGAGACCGGTAAAAAGGTACTCAATTTTCAACTCACGATGATCTTACTGTTCCTGTTCCTTTTTATGATTATCCCGGGATTGGCTCATACCTTCTTTGAAAGTGCGATAGCTTATCGGATCATGTCAGAAACGATGATAACACCAGAATTTCTGTATGGAATTGCAGGTGGCGTGCTGCCGACCGGAGGTGGTCTGGTAACTCTGCTGATGGTTTGGATTTCTGTCATGGCCGCATGGAATGCCTGGCGCATTGAATACAACAAGGGCGTGCATTATATTCCTTTTGTCCCCTTTCATAAATACATAAGCCGCTTACGAAACCGGATGCCTGCAAGTTCATCATAACCGCCGTATGCACTCACACACCTCATTGCAGCACCTGGAAAAGCCCCACAATATTTTAAACTTCAGTCATTCCGGAGTCGATTTTTCGATTAACGTTCCCTACTTGTATCAGATCACTCTTGCGCTGATATTGGTCGTGAGCATGTTCCTGACTCCCTACGTTCTTTATCTGCTCATGCGGCTCGGGAAATGGGGATGGCTGACTTTTTTCGGTATCCTGATGGCCATGGTTGCCGGCGTTGCGTGGTTTCTAAAATCAGCAGAAGGACCATGGGAAGCAGTAGCAGGATTCTTTATTCTTCTTTTTCTGCTTTTTTATATGTGGCTGCTGCGCATGCGGGTCAATGAGTGGATTGCCGAAGCACGGTACAGGATGAATCTCCAGATGAAAAAAACGCAGCAGAAGCCTGTACACGGTTACTGATAAAACTGCAAAGTCCAGCCGTCCAAATTATCGTTGATAATTGCCGCAAAACTAATCTTTGTAGATCTCAGGGCGTTCCATTGAATCCAGCCCCATCTCGCGAACTACGTCACGATAGGTGACCAGGCGCACCTGGTTCTGCTCCAGCGCTTCGCGGAATTCCGGTGAAAGCAGTGCCTGAAGTTCGTGGTAACGATGCCCGGCCATGTCAGACAGACCGAATTCATTCAGGTCAATCAGGTCGTTCATGTCGGACTGTTCCGGAGCAATATGAACCACCTGCAGGTTCACGGCATCGGAATCCAGCCGGTTTATCCGGCTCACCAGCGAGTCGGTCTTGGACCCGATGGGCGCGGAGTAGGTAATATTGGAATAATCCTCCCCGAACCAGCGCGAGATGGCCAGATCGTAATCGGCGGCAATTTGCTCTACAACTGCGCGGGTTTCCGGGGTCTCAACCGCAGCACCCATGTGATAGTCGAGGTAGTCGATCTGCAGTCCCGTATCTACTGCACGCTGTACCTGTGCGCGCAGCTCGGCCTCGATCTCGTCGAGTTGCGGATCGTTGTCGTATAGCAATGCTCGCGACGGGAAAAAGTACCCTTGATCGTTCACCAGGCTGGGCACGGCTGAGCGACCCAGAACCGGCCCCCACCGGTAGTGCTTCCATTCGGCGTTCAGAGTAAGGTGTACACCGACAGAGACATCAGGATGCTCTTCGAGAATTTCTACCGCCTGTTTCCACCAGGGACAGGCAAACATGACAGATACCGAAAGTGGCATCCCGGTTTCGATTAGTTTGCGAAACGCCTGATTCTGGCCGTGGCTCATGCCCATGTCGTCGGCACGGATGAGCATGGCCGGCCCATCACCGGACTCGCCGGCAGAGGATTTGTGAGTCAGTGAAGCAGCAAGGAATATCAGGAGAAGCAGAAAACCTGTTTTTCCAGAAAGTATAATCCGGAAGTTCATTTTAAATTGATTAATATTTACGATTAATAATGGCAGATGAGCCGAAGGTCACGAAGTGAAATACCATGACCGTGTTTAATTATGCACCTGTGTGTCAGAGGGAAGTATCTGTCCCGGGTATTTCATTGAAAAAAACTTTGCAGATTGCAATGTAAACTCCATTCAAAATCCCGGAATCCCTGTAATAAAAAATAAAAATTCACTCCGGCGAATGCGTGCAACTTAACAGCGAGTGAATGTTGTTGAGTGATGCCTTAGAAGTATTTGCAAAAAAAATCACTGCCCTGCAAGAAAGTCCTCACCGGTAAGCTCGCAGGAGCGTTCCCAAAGCATGCGATTGTTTTTGTGAGTAAAAAAACCGTGTCTGACACGCGCTTGCTTACGGTCGATGAAATAGGCGCCATTGGATGCCGGAATGTCAGGTTCGGCGGCCAGGTAAACACTGGTTGCGGCTCCGTTTTCAGCCGTTCGCAGAAACGGACGAAAGATCCGGAATACCATGTTGGTCAGCCCGCCCGCACTGTAGGAAAAATTGGTGGCCACGGTGCCCGGATGCAGTGACCAGGTCGAGATGTGCTTCGCTGCATCATCAGACCGGTTTGCCCCGCCAACCCGGCGGGCAAGCTCATCGGTGAACATGATATTGTACAGCTTGGAGTTGCAGTAGGCCTTCCATCCAGAGTAGGATTTTTTCATATGGAAATCGCTGAAATCGGGCGATGCGCCGCGATGTGCTTCCGAAGCCACGTTGATGATACACCCGTCATCAGACCGGGTCAGCAGGTCAAAAAGACGCGAAGTGAGCAGGAAAGGCGCGAGATGGTTGATGGTGATGGTCTGCTCATATCCCTCAGCCGATTCCAGACGCTGTTTCCCCAGAATAAGTCCGGCATTGTTGACCAGAATGTCGAGTTTGCCGTGGGTTTCGCGAAACTCTGCGGCTGCCCTGCGAACCTCATCGAGCGATGTGAAATCAGCCAGCAGTACGTCCAGGTTTCCGTTTCCCGTGCTGCGCTCAATATCCGACCGGACTTGCTCAGCTTTTTCAGGATTTCTGGCGTGCAGCACGACATGCATGCCTTTTCGGGCCAGCTCAAGGGCGGTGACGTAACCGATGCCGGAGGTCGCTCCGGTGATCAGCGCCGTAAGCCCGGGCTTATCCTTCATTTCTCCACTTTGTTTCTTATCATAATGTTTTTCTTCCGGGTGGTCCCGTTTTGTATGTTTGGATGCGGCTTTTTCCGACATGGCAGATGTTTTTCCGGATGATGATTAATCGTAACAGGTTGATGTGCATACTGTAACAAAATTGATGCGGCATCGTTCCGGATCGGGTGACAATCCTGATCACCCGGCACTTAGATAAGGCTGTTCTTTGGTTGACAGGTGTGATGCAAGCAGGTATATTGCCCGCAACCGGTTCTGCTCAAACGGGTCGACAGATAAATCCAATTACAAGCTATCTTTTGTAAAATGCAAAAGTTAGCCGGCCAATATTCTTCTTGAGAAACACAAACGAACAGCCACAAGCCATGAACCTACCCGTTATGTTACGCTGCTTTTCCTGCTGTCTGATAGCAGGTCTGATTATGGCGTGCTCATCCGAAACTGAAAAAACCATTCCGGAGCATGTGAATGAACTCGAAAACGTTTCCATCCACCATGCCGGGCCGGAAGAGGCGGGGGTCCTGACCCTCGAACCCGAAATGGATTTCGGAGAAACGGACGAGGTGTTATTCACTGGGTGGATCAACGATGCGACTGTGGATGAGCAGGGCAGGGTGTATCTTGTCGATTTCAGGAGTCAAAAAATTCACGCCTTTGCTCCTGACGGATCCTGGCTGACTTCGATCGGGCAGGAAGGGCGAGGGCCCGGGGAGTTTGAGACGATTACCGCAATTCAGGTTGAAAACGGCCGCGTCCACGTTCTCGACGGCCGCCATCTTAAGATCGCCGTATTCGAATGGCAGGAAGATGAGGTGGAGCATGTGGATGAGTTCAACATCGACATGGGGCAATTCAACCGGCAGCCCGGCTGGGTGGAAAAGGCCAACGAACAAGGCTGGCATCCACGGCCTTCGGGCATGGACCTGGATCCGGACGGGCGGTATCTCATCCGTTTTACTGACAGAAGTGTACCGGTAAACGCAGTGCTGGAAGGACGAACCACCAATGTTACGCGATATGATCCGGACAGCCGCTCATTTACGGATCTCGATGTGATGGCCTTTGACTGGACGGGTCAGGTGATAGTCCATGAAGTTGAGGGCGCAATGTCGGTCTATTTTGGATTGGGGTACAAGCGGGACTCCAGGATTGCCTACCGCGGCGGTCAGTGGGTCTACGGCTGGAACGAAGATTTTTTACTGCGGATCCATGATGATGACGGGCAGTATATCAGGGCGGTATATCATTCCATGCCGGAAAAACCGCTGGTCGAGGCTGACCTTTTGCAGCTCAATGCTGATAGGGGATCGCAATTTGAGGAGATGATCCGGAATGACGAACTCCCCGAAACCTGGCCGGCTTTTCAGGATGTTTTTCTGGATAGGCAAGACCGGATTTGGGTATCCCGGATCAGCGAGGATCCTGAAATATTGGATTGGTTCATTTTGGATGGTGACGGTGAACTTGCCGGGCGGGCGCAGCTTCCCTCAAATGTCAGGGTGAAATACATATCCGGTAATGCACTTTATACCATCGAACAGGATGAAGACGGACTGCCCTTCGGCCGCAGATATCGCGTGGAAGGGTGATTTCGGTACGCTTCATTCCCGCTAATGCCCGGGTTCAAAAATGAGTTCAAATTTCAGTAGCGTTTCAAGGCCTGTCCCGTCATCGGTATCCAGTGCATACAAGTAGTTGTTCCGGATCTTCTTGATTTTCCTGTTTAGTGGTAAATCAAACCGCGCCAGCAGGCTTCCGTCCATATCCACCACCCGCCATTCATGAATGTCGGCATCGCCGGTGTCCACAGATACCCAGATTCTCTTTTCATCATCAACGACCATATCCTCCAGCAGCGGCCAGTATTCCGGAAGGGTGGATGCAGCTAGAGCTTTTCTTTGCCTGTCGTCAGAAGTCGTTTCCATCGCATCACGGGAACGCAATTCCCGCTTTTCGAGAGGGTGATATAGGGCGCTTTGGTAACGGCCGTCCGTTCCGTAGGCTTTGATGAAAAATTCTTTTGTGGATGCCGTAAAGATCCGGCTGTCAGGGCCAAATTGAAACAAGCCGCGACCGCCCACGGGAGATGGGACAAAATGGTCTGTTCCCGGCACAGGCAGTACTTCAATCAGCAGCAGGGACAGCAATTGATCCGATATCAGATTGCCATCGCGGTCAAACCGGTAGAAGTGGAGTGCAAGCGCCGCCGGATCACTGTACTGGAAGCCGATGAGAATGGAGCGGTCGTTACCGATACGGAATTTTAAAGGAAACGGAGGGATGGCATTTT includes these proteins:
- a CDS encoding 6-bladed beta-propeller, whose amino-acid sequence is MACSSETEKTIPEHVNELENVSIHHAGPEEAGVLTLEPEMDFGETDEVLFTGWINDATVDEQGRVYLVDFRSQKIHAFAPDGSWLTSIGQEGRGPGEFETITAIQVENGRVHVLDGRHLKIAVFEWQEDEVEHVDEFNIDMGQFNRQPGWVEKANEQGWHPRPSGMDLDPDGRYLIRFTDRSVPVNAVLEGRTTNVTRYDPDSRSFTDLDVMAFDWTGQVIVHEVEGAMSVYFGLGYKRDSRIAYRGGQWVYGWNEDFLLRIHDDDGQYIRAVYHSMPEKPLVEADLLQLNADRGSQFEEMIRNDELPETWPAFQDVFLDRQDRIWVSRISEDPEILDWFILDGDGELAGRAQLPSNVRVKYISGNALYTIEQDEDGLPFGRRYRVEG
- a CDS encoding carbohydrate deacetylase, giving the protein MNFRIILSGKTGFLLLLIFLAASLTHKSSAGESGDGPAMLIRADDMGMSHGQNQAFRKLIETGMPLSVSVMFACPWWKQAVEILEEHPDVSVGVHLTLNAEWKHYRWGPVLGRSAVPSLVNDQGYFFPSRALLYDNDPQLDEIEAELRAQVQRAVDTGLQIDYLDYHMGAAVETPETRAVVEQIAADYDLAISRWFGEDYSNITYSAPIGSKTDSLVSRINRLDSDAVNLQVVHIAPEQSDMNDLIDLNEFGLSDMAGHRYHELQALLSPEFREALEQNQVRLVTYRDVVREMGLDSMERPEIYKD
- a CDS encoding helix-turn-helix domain-containing protein — its product is MKTLRQSAGLTQDQLAGKAGLNLRTIQRIENGDSVPRGDTLHRIARALQVNLADITESKDQAEQELLPDKGYLHLLNASILTILISPVLWVILPLIVWIIRKGKSQVVDETGKKVLNFQLTMILLFLFLFMIIPGLAHTFFESAIAYRIMSETMITPEFLYGIAGGVLPTGGGLVTLLMVWISVMAAWNAWRIEYNKGVHYIPFVPFHKYISRLRNRMPASSS
- a CDS encoding SDR family oxidoreductase yields the protein MKDKPGLTALITGATSGIGYVTALELARKGMHVVLHARNPEKAEQVRSDIERSTGNGNLDVLLADFTSLDEVRRAAAEFRETHGKLDILVNNAGLILGKQRLESAEGYEQTITINHLAPFLLTSRLFDLLTRSDDGCIINVASEAHRGASPDFSDFHMKKSYSGWKAYCNSKLYNIMFTDELARRVGGANRSDDAAKHISTWSLHPGTVATNFSYSAGGLTNMVFRIFRPFLRTAENGAATSVYLAAEPDIPASNGAYFIDRKQARVRHGFFTHKNNRMLWERSCELTGEDFLAGQ
- a CDS encoding 6-bladed beta-propeller, which gives rise to MFLTACGDRPDDELPDRVAEHKNVSIIPGDASPAKTIRLQKRWEIGHEGDLLLNDIYAMTTDRHGNVYISTGDQIHLFDPEGNYRETIGQYGSGPGDLVTVFDMQIVDNTLYALDFSQLRIQLFSTESLEPDGIIKLDIHDLPHAENAIPPFPLKFRIGNDRSILIGFQYSDPAALALHFYRFDRDGNLISDQLLSLLLIEVLPVPGTDHFVPSPVGGRGLFQFGPDSRIFTASTKEFFIKAYGTDGRYQSALYHPLEKRELRSRDAMETTSDDRQRKALAASTLPEYWPLLEDMVVDDEKRIWVSVDTGDADIHEWRVVDMDGSLLARFDLPLNRKIKKIRNNYLYALDTDDGTGLETLLKFELIFEPGH